ctaattGCTATTTAGTTGGTAGTTTGCCAGGCTATTTACTAGTTTTGGTAAAACATGATCTGCCTTATTAATCTGCCTTATTGAGTGACATTTGTGATGTTGTTTCTTTATTGAAAGGAAAGATTAATgtttccccctcccccttccagACTGAAATAATTGCAGTGGAGAAATGTCTAGGTTGATGGACCCTCCGCCCAAGTTCCTGCCACCAGAATGGAGGCTTGCAAACCAAATACATTATGGGAATGCGGAGGCTGAGCGTTCACGCTCTGAGCGACTCACGGCTGAGAGTAAGAGGCTGATAGAGGAGAGTGGCATGGCAGCCAAACGCATGCAACAGGATGCCAACAAGAGACTGGGTAAGATGACATCAATTAGAAGAGGTGATAACATAATCTGTTTCTGTCAAAGTGGTGGTTGATCCATCCCTGCAAACGAATGGTTTGTCTGTTCCACGTTGTAATGACACATACATTACATGACAACCTCTGATAATACCCAACCACACACCATTCTTACCATCCTATCGCTGTGTTCAGAGCAGAGAATCCATGACATCAAGTTCTGGAGGACAGAGCTGGACCAGAAGTTGGAGGAGGTTGTCCAGGAGATTGAGGTGCTGATATCCTATAAAAGCCGGGTGGAGAGAGCCTTGGAGAGCTGTGCCGAGCCCCTCAGAGTTGCCCTGCAGTGCCTGACTGAACGGTGAGGAGTAAACTCCCAATCAGTCAGTTGGAAAATGCAGTGATACACAAATAGGTGGGAAGGAGTCTGCTCACTGTTCCAACAGGGACCTAGAGTCACCAGACTAAGACCAACAGATAAATAAGAAGGAGATCCTTCAGTCGTCGTGCAACCTGGtatcagagcatttcgtattatgcTGTATGTAAATTCTAGGGattccaattagtatgatatgtaacgtttcatatggtatgtattaatttgtggatgtgcATCACCCATTTTgtttgatatgttacgaattacaattcattATATGTTACCAATTTGTAAAATGTACAACATGTAATGAATTTGCTAAACGtagtgttacattttttttttaaatgtttgatatgttacaaattctggctaggtggctaactttAGGTTTAGGTTAGGGGTTGGGGATAAGTTTAGGAGAttggttagctaaaagggttagctaacatgctacgtagctgcaaagtagctaaaaagttgtaagtagttgaaaagttgatTATTAGCGAAAATGCTAAAGTTATCCATGATGAGATTTGAATTCACAAACTTTCGGTAGCTTGGTGGGTaggagtgttgggacagtaaccgaaaggttgctggatcgaatccccgagctgacaaggtaaaagcaTGTCTTtctacccctgagcaaggcagttaacccactgttccccaggcgccTATGAcatgatgttgattaaggcagtcccccgcacctctctgattcagaggggttgggttatatgcggaagacacatttcagttcaatgcattcagttgttcaactgactaggtatccccctttccctagaCCTTCGCGTTATACCCTACTTTtgatttttgccttaagtaaccatctgtctccATGTGTGTTTCAGGCAGAGGCGTGTTTCCATTGACCTGGTACATGACGACGTGGAGCGGGAACtgatgaaggagagggaggtgatCGAGGGAGTGGCATCCCTGCTGAACCGCACCCTGGAGCAGACCAATGAACAGATCAGGTGGGTGAGGGGAGGAAGTggttcatcacacacacacgatcaacTCTCATTATCTCCTTCTTTTTCTGTTCTGGCTCCAGACTGAACCGCTCTGCAAAGTACTACCTAGAGAAGGACCTACGGGACAAGTTCCAAGCAGAGCAGATTGATGGTTTCTGCTCCATCCTCACAAGCGCCTCCCTGAATATTGACAACGCAACAAGTCAGACATCGCTCGCAGCACCAGGGTAAAACGCTGACACTTTGTGTTTGTGCAATGTGGGGCAGTAGGAAATACAATGAAACAAAAGATCATCCCTTAATCTTCACCAGGAATGCAGTCTCACCTGCAGCAAAAGTCCTAATTCTACAGATAGAAATAGAATGGATAGTTGGGGCATTCTGCATACAGTAGGTCCATTAGAAGCATTATTCCCTTCAGCCAGCAGAGGTCAGTGTAATACCTCATCTAACCACCCTACTTATCTAAACCTTTTCTAccggtttttattttttattttacctttatttaactaggcaagtcggttaagaacaaattcatatttacaatgacggcctacaccggccaaaccctaacgacgctgggccaattgtgcgccgccttatgggactcccaatcacggccggttgagGTACAGCCGGGTTAACCTGCCGTCCTTTCATGACACGCTGAacaaaaaacatacaacatttaaTCCCTC
This genomic interval from Oncorhynchus clarkii lewisi isolate Uvic-CL-2024 chromosome 27, UVic_Ocla_1.0, whole genome shotgun sequence contains the following:
- the LOC139386207 gene encoding tektin-1-like, with translation MSRLMDPPPKFLPPEWRLANQIHYGNAEAERSRSERLTAESKRLIEESGMAAKRMQQDANKRLEQRIHDIKFWRTELDQKLEEVVQEIEVLISYKSRVERALESCAEPLRVALQCLTERQRRVSIDLVHDDVERELMKEREVIEGVASLLNRTLEQTNEQIRLNRSAKYYLEKDLRDKFQAEQIDGFCSILTSASLNIDNATSQTSLAAPGATVTPEEWETFSNINILKAEREKNNSLSLRALVDSLLEQTAADMRRQHNAMGTALRLQVQETKAAKGQLEDHLVKVLSEVASQECNLEALRVAIDDKAGPLKVAQTRLSARSQRPSIELCHDPAQVRLLSEVQELTAHIKRLREAQAQSEMELLALTRSQLILEEEIQVKSHSLYIDEVICTQLRQPISIHSF